The Triticum dicoccoides isolate Atlit2015 ecotype Zavitan chromosome 6A, WEW_v2.0, whole genome shotgun sequence genome has a window encoding:
- the LOC119317166 gene encoding transcription factor MYB30-like gives MVRAPCCEQTGIKRGPWTAEEDMTLVAHIEQHGHSNWRALPKQAGLLRCGKSCRLRWINYLRPDIKRGNFTSEEEDAIIQLHAMLGNRWSTIAARLPGRTDNEIKNVWNTHLKKRLDSSSSKTSGQAAPKRKAKKPAVVASALEGPTSKPASSPGHSLSMSPEQSLSTSSATDYSMTSSLENTGSSSSWEEFQIDDSFWSETLGMSVDRSSFGMETCDTFSVDSASPSSSNDEMDFWVTLFMQAGDMQSLSQI, from the coding sequence ATGGTGAGGGCTCCTTGCTGCGAGCAGACAGGGATCAAGAGGGGCCCGTGGACGGCCGAGGAGGACATGACCCTGGTGGCTCACATCGAGCAGCACGGCCACAGCAACTGGCGGGCGCTGCCGAAGCAGGCCGGCCTGCTCCGCTGCGGCAAGAGCTGCCGCCTCCGGTGGATCAACTACCTGCGCCCCGACATCAAGCGTGGCAACTTCACCAGCGAGGAGGAAGACGCTATCATCCAGCTCCACGCCATGCTCGGCAACAGATGGTCCACCATTGCCGCCAGGCTGCCTGGGAGGACGGACAACGAGATCAAGAACGTATGGAACACACACCTCAAGAAGCGACTCGACTCGTCCTCGTCCAAGACGTCCGGCCAGGCAGCGCCTAAGCGCAAAGCCAAGAAGCCTGCTGTGGTTGCGAGCGCGCTCGAGGGCCCGACCTCCAAGCCAGCGTCTTCACCGGGGCACTCCCTCTCGATGTCGCCGGAGCAGTCCCTCTCGACGTCGTCCGCCACCGACTACTCGATGACCTCGTCATTGGAGAACACGGGCAGCTCTTCTTCCTGGGAGGAGTTCCAGATTGACGACAGTTTCTGGTCGGAGACACTGGGGATGTCGGTGGACAGATCCAGTTTCGGGATGGAAACCTGCGACACCTTCAGCGTAGATAGCGCATCGCCGTCATCGAGCAACGATGAGATGGACTTCTGGGTCACGCTGTTCATGCAGGCTGGTGACATGCAGAGTTTGTCACAGATTTAG